The DNA region ACCACATCTCCCAAAGGAAATAAAGAGGGGTGAAGGCGAAAATATTCTCTTACAATTCTTTTAATAAGGTTTCGCCGATTTGCTTTGGCCACTTTTTTGGAGACGACAATTCCTAAACGCCTATTTTCTTTTAAGGAAGTGGTGGAAAATGCGGGCCCTGCCAGAAGCGAAGGGGTGCGTCTCCCCGAAAAGGGGCCCCTCGCACCCCGCGCGCGGCTGTCACCCGCCTGTTGCACCACGCTCTTTAATTGCCAGCGCAACCGAAAGTACCGATTTCCTTTGGAAAAAGACTTATCACGGAGCGAATTAAATTCCTCCGGTTTCAAAAGTCGCGCACTTTTGGGAAAGGAATGCACAAACGGTCT from Deltaproteobacteria bacterium includes:
- the rnpA gene encoding ribonuclease P protein component, encoding MKRPFVHSFPKSARLLKPEEFNSLRDKSFSKGNRYFRLRWQLKSVVQQAGDSRARGARGPFSGRRTPSLLAGPAFSTTSLKENRRLGIVVSKKVAKANRRNLIKRIVREYFRLHPSLFPLGDVVVIANPVVGALTKKEIWEYLKDALSTSKKR